In Diachasmimorpha longicaudata isolate KC_UGA_2023 chromosome 7, iyDiaLong2, whole genome shotgun sequence, the following proteins share a genomic window:
- the LOC135164809 gene encoding lysine-specific demethylase 5 yields the protein MVSKVDTNNMDSTRLNRSANVRDIMGDKSTPSGCNESDFEFGIPPEAPVFEPTPEEFLDPLGYIAKIRPIAEKSGICKIKPPPNWQPPFAVDVDKFKFTPRIQRLNELEAKTRIKLNFLDQIAKFWELQGSSLKIPLVERKALDLYSLHKIVTDEGGIETVTRERRWAKIANKLGYPSGRSVGSILKNHYERILYPFDVFKQGKTLGDIKIEPETEIHEKKDRDYKPHGIISRQQIKPPPAKFSRRSKRFSGQDDKQDVSIKQEDCKEECDSDNDCKDDPDADSKELKKLQFYGAGPKMAGFTKENKKSNKTRGVKQNYDFDPLAKYICHNCGRGDMEESMLLCDGCDDSYHTFCLLPPLTEIPKGDWRCPKCVAEEVSKPMEAFGFEQAQREYTLQQFGEMADQFKSDYFNMPVHMVPTSLVEKEFWRIVSSIDEDVTVEYGADLHTMDHGSGFPTKTSVNLFTCDQEYAESAWNLNNLPVLQGSVLGHINADISGMKVPWMYVGMCFATFCWHNEDHWSYSINYLHWGEPKTWYGVPGSEAERFEHSMKSAAPELFHSQPDLLHQLVTIMNPTILTNAAVPVFRTDQHAGEFVVTFPRAYHAGFNQGYNFAEAVNFAPADWLKVGRECIAHYSNLRRFCVFSHDELVCKMSLDPDSLDIGIATATYQDMLQMVEDEKKLRKNLLEWGVTEAEREAFELLPDDERQCEACKTTCFLSAVTCACHSSQLVCLRHFTDLCSCPPEKHTLRYRYTLDELPIMLQKLKLKAESFDSWVTKVKEAMDPKGEKIELSELKELLSEAESKKFPESELLTALTTAVQDAEKCASVAQQLLNNKQRTRTRQSVDTKYKLTVEELTLFYKEITNLCCELKESDGVKYILDQVVQFQKDAEELESKFDDCNVEKLEKCIDFGDSICIELPQLVRLKQKLSQIQWLDEVKSMLDESKSVTREDLARLIEAGMTIPPHFSIETMLSKLQQLVINIDKWEEKAKGYLQSKSRQNIVMIEEFIQEADEIDAYLPSLDNLQDILTKTKNWTKTVEEIQARENAPYYDTLEELVKKGRNIPLHLDALPVLESTLSQAKVWKERTARTFLRKNSHYTLMEALSPRIGVGVQALKTKKNKGEEAIGAVFVCDTKLDDSSDSADVVAAFKLAEQREMEAMRNLRERNISKAAYDDSRYCVCRRPRFGLMLQCELCKDWFHSNCVPLPKTMYKGKVSSARETKFLCPCCLRSRRPRLETILALLLSLQKISIRLPEGEALQCLTERAMNWQDRARQALVTDEISSVLAKLSVLSQKLVEAAAREKTEKIISSELKKAANNPELHQRVQAIAPLSGVHSDDSVLSTADDDDDVVTIDGDEPSCSTFNSSEHAYSYVSKFQRKLQLPQNAENSVVLSESARSKLDELMMEGDLLEVALDETQHIWRILSHTNSPSSVRKYAAFEEVQANFNSDSKDPKKRGRKRKSEEFELLKKMGGRQKPVDEKTIVKKKAFNNKDTKKMTTPPGALKRGPRKIKRKEGEELPKKRGGNRKKTKQDTSDEEDDCAAGNCLRPSGREVDWVQCDGGCDGWFHMHCVGLDRTELTEEDDYICSNCKDAEQSATGYLSGDNEPDIQEASSFARTY from the exons ACTAATAACATGGACAGCACGAGACTCAATCGGAGTGCCAATGTTAGAGACATAATGGGAGATAAATCAACACCGAGTGGATGTAACGAGAGTGATTTTGAATTTGGTATACCACCTGAGGCTCCCGTTTTCGAACCCACACCCGAGGAATTTTTGGATCCACTCGGATATATCGCTAAAATACGTCCGATCGCTGAGAAATCTGGCATATGCAAGATCAAACCACCACCC AATTGGCAACCACCATTTGCAGTTGATGttgataaattcaaattcacaCCGAGGATACAAAGATTGAACGAGCTTGAGGCGAAAACCAGaataaaactcaattttttagatCAAATTGCCAAGTTCTGGGAGCTCCAGGGCTCGTCATTGAAGATACCGTTGGTTGAGCGGAAGGCGCTTGATCTTTACTCATTACATAAAATTGTGACTGATGAAG GTGGCATTGAAACTGTGACGAGGGAGCGAAGATGGGCGAAGATCGCAAACAAGCTAGGATACCCATCAGGCAGAAGTGTCGGTAGCATTCTGAAGAATCACTATGAAAGGATCTTGTACCCCTTCGACGTCTTCAAGCAAGGGAAAACCCTGGGGGACATAAAAATCGAGCCCGAGACAGAGATCCACGAGAAAAAGGATCGTGACTACAAGCCCCACGGCATCATCTCTCGCCAACAAATAAAGCCACCTCCTGCCAAGTTCTCGAGACGATCAAAGCGTTTCAGCGGTCAAGATGACAAGCAGGACGTCTCCATAAAACAGGAGGATTGTAAAGAAGAGTGTGACTCTGATAATGACTGCAAAGACGATCCAGATGCTGACAGTAAAGAGCTTAAGAAGCTCCAGTTCTACGGCGCTGGGCCCAAGATGGCTGGTTTCaccaaagaaaataaaaagtctAACAAAACTCGCGGTGTCAAACAAAATTATGACTTCGATCCTTTGGCAAAGTACATCTGTCACAATTGCGGACGAGGGGACATGGAGGAGAGTATGTTGCTCTGTGATGGTTGTGACGACAGTTATCACACATTTTGCCTCCTTCCACCGTTGACTGAAATTCCAAAGGGCGACTGGAGATGTCCAAAGTGCGTGGCTGAAGAGGTATCTAAACCCATGGAGGCCTTTGGGTTTGAGCAGGCTCAGAGAGAATATACACTCCAGCAATTTGGGGAGATGGCTGATCAGTTTAAGAGCGATTATTTCAATATGCCTGTTCACATGGTACCAACGTCACTCGTGGAAAAGGAATTCTGGAGGATTGTGTCATCTATTGATGAGGACGTTACTGTTGAATACGGAGCCGATCTCCATACGATGGATCATGGCTCGGGATTTCCAACGAAAACGAGTgtcaatttatttacatgtgacCAGGAGTACGCAGAGTCTGCGTGGAACCTCAATAATCTTCCGGTTCTCCAGGGTAGTGTTCTGGGGCACATTAATGCTGATATAAGTGGGATGAAGGTTCCATGGATGTATGTCGGAATGTGCTTCGCTACATTCTGCTGGCACAATGAGGACCACTGGAGTTATTCGATTAATTATCTACACTGGGGAGAACCGAAAACCTGGTATGGGGTACCTGGCTCTGAGGCTGAACGATTTGAGCATTCCATGAAATCAGCTGCACCTGAGTTATTCCACAGTCAACCTGACTTACTTCATCAACTTGTGACTATTATGAATCCAACGATTCTAACTAATGCGG CTGTACCAGTCTTCAGAACCGACCAGCATGCCGGTGAATTTGTGGTGACTTTTCCACGTGCTTATCACGCAGGGTTCAATCAGGGTTACAACTTTGCTGAAGCTGTCAACTTCGCACCTGCTGATTGG TTGAAAGTTGGCAGAGAGTGTATCGCCCATTACTCAAATCTCCGACGTTTCTGTGTGTTCTCCCACGACGAATTGGTCTGTAAAATGTCCTTGGATCCAGATTCCTTAGACATTGGTATAGCAACAGCGACCTATCAAGATATGCTGCAAATGgtggaggatgaaaaaaaattgaggaaaaatctgCTCGAGTGG GGTGTCACTGAGGCCGAAAGAGAAGCATTCGAGTTACTACCAGACGATGAGAGACAGTGTGAGGCATGTAAAACCACATGTTTTCTCAGTGCTGTGACCTGCGCGTGTCACAGTTCTCAGTTGGTATGTCTGAGACATTTCACTGATCTCTGTTCTTGTCCACCGGAAAAGCATACTCTCCGTTATCGCTACACCTTGGACGAACTACCCATAATGCTGCAGAAATTGAAACTGAAAGCCGAGTCATTTGACTCGTGGGTAACCAAAGTCAAAGAAGCGATGGATCCGAaaggtgaaaaaattgaattgagtgAATTAAAGGAACTATTGAGTGAGGCTGAGAGCAAGAAATTTCCAGAAAGTGAATTACTAACTGCACTGACAACTGCTGTGCAAGATGCTGAGAAATGTGCAAGTGTTGCACAACaattgttgaataataaaCAACGCACAAGAACGAGACAGTCAGTGGATACAAAATACAAGTTGACTGTCGAGGAGTTGACGTTGTTCTACAAGGAGATAACAAATTTGTGTTGTGAATTGAAGGAATCTGATGGAGTTAAATATATTCTAGATCAAGTCGTGCAGTTTCAAAAGGATGCCGAGGAGTTGGAATCAAAGTTTGATGATTGTAATGTCGAGAAATTGGAAAAGTGTATTGACTTTGGGGATTCAATCTGCATTGAACTGCCACAGCTGGTGAGACTCAAGCAGAAATTGAGTCAGATACAGTGGCTGGATGAGGTGAAATCCATGTTGGATGAATCAAAATCAGTGACACGTGAAGATCTTGCTAGATTAATCGAAGCAGGTATGACAATTCCCCCCCATTTTAGCATTGAAACGATGTTGTCCAAACTGCAACAACTTGTCATCAATATTGATAAGTGGGAGGAGAAAGCTAAGGGGTATCTTCAGTCCAAGAGTCGTCAAAATATCGTCATGATCGAGGAGTTTATACAGGAGGCTGACGAGATCGACGCGTACTTACCGAGTCTTGACAACTTACAGGATATACTCACTAAAACGAAGAATTGGACGAAAACTGTTGAAGAGATCCAAGCGAGAGAAAATGCCCCATACTACGACACACTGGAGGAATTAGTCAAGAAGGGACGGAACATTCCCCTGCACCTTGATGCCCTGCCAGTTCTGGAATCCACCCTGTCCCAGGCTAAAGTATGGAAAGAGAGAACCGCGAGAACTTTCCTGAGGAAGAATTCTCATTACACTCTGATGGAGGCTCTTTCACCGAGAATTGGTGTTGGAGTTCAAGCACTTAAAACCAAGAAGAACAAGGGCGAGGAGGCCATCGGGGCGGTATTCGTCTGTGACACAAAATTGGATGACTCGAGTGACTCAGCAGATGTTGTTGCTGCTTTCAAACTGGCTGAGCAACGAGAAATGGAGGCAATGCGCAATCTGAGGGAGAGAAATATATCGAAGGCAGCATACGATGACTCCAGGTATTGTGTCTGCAGGCGGCCAAGATTTGGTTTGATGCTTCAGTGCGAACTCTGCAAGGACTGGTTTCACTCTAACTGTGTGCCACTACCAAAAACAATGTACAAAGGAAAAGTGTCATCAGCCAGAGAAACAAAATTCCTGTGTCCGTGCTGTTTGAGATCGCGAAGACCACGATTGGAAACAATTCTTGCACTTTTACTTAgtttacaaaaaatttcaattcgctTGCCTGAGGGAGAAGCCCTACAATGCCTGACAGAGAGGGCTATGAATTGGCAGGATCGAGCCAGACAAGCACTCGTCACTGACGAGATATCATCTGTTTTAGCTAAATTATCGGTTCTCTCCCAAAAACTCGTTGAAGCTGCTGCACGTgagaaaactgaaaaaattatcagcagTGAGTTGAAGAAGGCAGCAAATAATCCAGAGTTGCATCAACGTGTACAGGCTATTGCACCACTCAGTGGTGTCCATTCGGACGATAGTGTTCTCAGTActgctgatgatgatgatgatgttgtTACCATTGATGGAGATGAGCCATCGTGTAGTACGTTCAACAGCAGTGAGCACGCCTACTCTTATGTATCGAAATTCCAACGAAAATTGCAACTACCCCAGAATGCAGAAAATTCGGTGGTTCTTTCGGAGAGTGCCAGATCTAAGTTGGATGAGCTCATGATGGAGGGCGATCTTCTTGAGGTTGCTCTCGATGAAACACAGCATATTTGGCGAATTCTTAGTCACACCAATAGTCCCAGCAGTGTACGTAAGTACGCGGCTTTCGAGGAGGTCCAGGCTAATTTCAATAGTGATTCCAAAGATCCTAAGAAACGGGGAAGGAAGAGGAAGTCAGAGGAATTTGAGTTACTGAAGAAAATGGGAGGGAGACAAAAGCCTGTGGATGAGAAGACCATTGTTAAGAAGAAAGCTTTTAATAATAAGGATACCAAGAAAATGACTACACCCCCCGGAGCTCTCAAAAGAGGTCCGAGAAAG ATCAAACGAAAAGAGGGCGAGGAACTACCAAAAAAGAGGGGTGGGAATAGGAAAAAGACCAAACAAGACACCTCTGATGAAGAAGACGATTGTGCAGCTGGGAATTGTCTCCGACCAAGTG gacGCGAAGTCGATTGGGTGCAATGTGACGGTGGATGTGATGGCTGGTTTCACATGCACTGTGTAGGCCTCGATCGCACTGAACTCACCGAGGAGGACGACTACATCTGTAGCAATTGCAAAGATGCCGAGCAGAGTGCAACG GGATATCTGAGTGGAGACAATGAGCCGGATATCCAGGAGGCGTCGTCTTTCGCTAGGACCTACTAG